From Trichoderma atroviride chromosome 1, complete sequence, one genomic window encodes:
- a CDS encoding uncharacterized protein (EggNog:ENOG41), giving the protein MRDRPAAANRVTKRSRNGPRRANAKTKSVASTSAKRSRNDKNEADINMSPGDSIASGIDDDTKNLAQPDSSKPSRRRYRVSRDRNNTNSSSAQIDEHTSAPNSGGTNGRKPLKFQDSSDDDDDDGDTQQRLAEAYQNYSILEKRFHDLHEIAVKKAEENFELLKAKTSENTRVADEFIAELKEEIAELTKQSQQMEQLQADVSAKKANMEAMQTELAETDQRLAQAKAENKALYLKLAANRTGPGENKPAAQTKEELYADLTGLIVRDVRRVDKEDVFDCIQTGRNGTLHFKLALEDLEAADSYEDVQFAYRPQLDESRDGDLIDVLPDYLTEEITFPPTPSVQVLC; this is encoded by the exons ggcggcggcgaacAGAGTGACGAAGCGGTCGCGAAATGGACCCCGTCGAGCCAACGCGAAAACGAAATCCGTCGCGTCGACGTCCGCGAAACGATCCCGAAATGATAAGAATGAAGCGGATATCAATATGTCTCCAGGCGACAGCATTGCATCGGGAATAGACGACGACACCAAAAATTTGGCCCAGCCTGACTCGTCCAAACCATCACGACGGCGGTACAGAGTGTCACGAGATCGCAATAATACAAATAGCTCTTCGGCTCAGATAGATGAACACACCTCAGCACCCAACTCTGGAGGCACCAACGGCAGAAAACCCTTAAAATTTCAAGACTCCtcagacgatgacgacgacgatggtGATACCCAGCAGCGGCTTGCCGAAGCATATCAGAATTACTCAATCCTGGAAAAGAGGTTCCATGATCTTCACGAGATAGCTGTAAAAAAGGCTGAGGAGAATTTCGAGCTCCTGAAGGCCAAGACCAGTGAAAATACGAGAG TGGCCGATGAATTCATAGCAGAACTCAAGGAAGAGATAGCTGAGCTCACCAAGCAAAGTCAGCAAATGGAGCAATTACAGGCAGATGTAAGcgccaaaaaggccaacaTGGAGGCTATGCAAACCGAATTAGCAGAGACGGATCAGCGTCTAGCCCAAGCAAAAGCCGAGAACAAGGCTCTCTACTTAAAACTAGCAGCGAATCGGACGGGTCCAGGAGAGAACAAACCAGCTGCACAaaccaaggaggagctgtATGCTGATTTGACAGGCCTTATCGTCAGAGATGTGCGCCGCGTTGATAAAGAAGACGTTTTTGATTGCATCCAAACTGGACGGAACGGGA CTCTCCATTTCAAGCTTGCCCTGGAAGATCTGGAGGCCGCCGACAGCTACGAGGATGTTCAATTTGCCTATCGACCCCAGCTGGACGAGTCTCGCGACGGAGACTTGATAGACGTACTCCCTGACTATCTAACAGAAGAGATCACATTCCCCCCGACACCAAGCGTCCAAGTTTTATGCTAG